A region of Candidatus Sysuiplasma jiujiangense DNA encodes the following proteins:
- a CDS encoding HD domain-containing protein, with translation MARRSYTVVHDGVHGSVRLDGNFSSILDSPEMQRMAQIHQLGLANLVFPGANHTRLEHMIGTYHLASRFAGALEIRGRERDLLLTSALVHDVGHPPFSHTFEYILQQRLGINHMEQTARIIRGETSTVPATDMHILAKGDLLPRIIESIGLDTREVAELVMNEEGVTGLPHYLTSLIHGPVDVDQLDYLMRDSHYTGVGQGRVDADRIVETSEIVGNSMAVERRGVSAVEGLIVSRILMNSAVYFHKTVRIAEMMLTKAVSMLDRDVFPEVFMDTDASLSGRLSEHGGYQQEIALRLKYRKLFKTALLISLDRMGDEERRKLASLSRKGKLFKLEDEISAGAGGEQGSVILDAAPVEFLTGRGRKGKTEVPILDDDGKVRKLTSLSTIARAVQKHPQQDWGLLVACDPSIRTKASRISREIIFG, from the coding sequence ATGGCCCGAAGAAGCTACACAGTGGTTCACGACGGTGTCCATGGCAGCGTAAGGCTTGACGGCAATTTTTCAAGCATACTCGATTCGCCCGAAATGCAGAGGATGGCCCAGATACACCAGCTCGGCCTGGCCAACCTTGTTTTTCCCGGGGCAAACCATACGAGGCTTGAGCACATGATAGGGACGTACCACCTTGCCTCGAGGTTCGCCGGTGCACTTGAAATAAGGGGCCGGGAGAGGGATCTCCTGCTCACATCCGCCCTCGTCCACGATGTAGGCCATCCGCCATTTTCTCACACATTCGAATACATACTGCAGCAGAGACTAGGCATAAACCACATGGAGCAGACTGCCAGAATAATAAGGGGTGAAACAAGCACTGTGCCCGCCACGGACATGCATATTCTGGCCAAGGGCGATCTCCTGCCACGCATTATCGAGAGCATCGGTCTCGATACGCGGGAGGTCGCGGAACTCGTCATGAATGAGGAGGGGGTAACCGGTCTGCCGCATTATCTCACATCCCTGATTCACGGTCCCGTCGACGTTGACCAGCTGGATTACCTGATGCGCGACTCACATTATACCGGTGTAGGGCAGGGGAGGGTGGACGCGGACCGCATTGTCGAGACTTCGGAAATCGTCGGAAACAGCATGGCCGTCGAGAGGAGAGGGGTTTCCGCAGTCGAAGGGCTCATTGTTTCGCGCATACTGATGAACAGCGCAGTTTATTTCCACAAGACAGTCCGCATCGCCGAGATGATGCTTACAAAGGCCGTATCAATGCTCGACAGGGATGTATTTCCGGAAGTGTTCATGGATACGGATGCGTCGCTCTCGGGCAGACTCAGCGAACATGGCGGATATCAGCAGGAGATAGCGCTGAGACTCAAATACAGGAAGCTCTTCAAGACGGCGCTTCTCATAAGCCTGGACAGAATGGGAGATGAGGAGAGGAGGAAGCTCGCCTCTCTGTCGCGGAAGGGGAAGCTGTTCAAACTCGAGGATGAAATATCCGCCGGGGCCGGAGGGGAGCAGGGGAGCGTCATACTGGATGCCGCCCCCGTCGAATTCCTTACCGGAAGGGGGAGGAAGGGAAAGACGGAGGTGCCGATACTCGACGATGACGGAAAGGTCAGGAAACTGACCTCGCTCAGCACAATTGCGAGGGCCGTCCAGAAGCATCCGCAGCAGGACTGGGGCCTGCTGGTTGCATGCGATCCGTCCATCAGGACAAAAGCTTCAAGGATTTCGAGGGAAATAATATTCGGCTGA
- a CDS encoding RtcB family protein: MRTSTVVYSDDRMIESIKQDNALEQAANIAMMPGIVGKALAMPDIHWGYGFPIGGIIAEDADEGVISPGGLGFDINCGVRMVRTDLQYSDIKDRVREIVDLLFRLVPCGVGSEGKVNAKGSEIDRVLEGGAHWAVENGYGWKEDLDVTEENGLYAAADSSKVSTKAKQRGRTQIGTLGSGNHFLEIDRVEKIFDDSAARSFGITGPGQVVVTVHSGSRGLGHQVATDYLKIMEENSAGYGFTLPDRQLSCAPIKSREGGDYFAAMAAAANFGWANRQLILHRIREAFSKVLSSTPENLGMHLIYDVAHNIAKIEEYEVEGKRVRAYIHRKGATRALPAGHPLVPSRYSSVGQPVIIPGDMGTASYLLVGAEGSVRESFGSTCHGAGRVLSRKAATRMYSERDVRKKMSDSGIYLKSATVEGILEEAPGVYKNIDDVVRITQAAGLSRIVARVVPVGVMKG, encoded by the coding sequence ATGAGGACATCCACCGTCGTCTACTCTGATGACAGGATGATCGAGTCGATAAAGCAGGACAACGCGCTCGAGCAGGCGGCCAACATCGCCATGATGCCTGGCATTGTCGGCAAAGCGCTGGCTATGCCAGACATACATTGGGGCTACGGTTTTCCCATAGGTGGGATAATAGCAGAAGATGCCGACGAGGGAGTGATATCGCCCGGCGGTCTGGGTTTCGATATAAACTGCGGTGTCCGGATGGTCAGAACGGATCTTCAGTACAGCGACATAAAGGACAGGGTCAGGGAGATCGTGGACCTGCTGTTCAGGCTCGTTCCCTGCGGCGTCGGATCCGAGGGGAAGGTGAACGCGAAGGGCAGCGAGATCGACCGCGTACTTGAGGGAGGGGCGCACTGGGCTGTCGAGAACGGATACGGATGGAAGGAGGATCTGGATGTTACGGAGGAAAACGGCCTTTATGCTGCAGCCGACTCATCCAAAGTCAGCACAAAGGCCAAACAGAGGGGCAGGACACAGATCGGAACGCTGGGTTCGGGAAACCATTTTCTTGAGATTGACAGGGTTGAAAAGATATTTGACGACAGTGCTGCCAGGAGTTTCGGAATCACGGGGCCCGGGCAGGTGGTGGTCACCGTCCATTCGGGTTCAAGGGGCCTCGGGCATCAGGTAGCGACGGACTACCTCAAAATCATGGAGGAAAACTCCGCCGGTTACGGCTTCACGCTTCCCGACAGGCAGCTCTCATGCGCCCCCATCAAATCCAGGGAGGGAGGCGATTATTTTGCCGCAATGGCAGCGGCAGCCAATTTCGGCTGGGCCAACAGGCAGCTCATACTCCACAGGATCCGGGAGGCATTCTCGAAAGTGCTTTCTTCGACGCCCGAGAATCTCGGGATGCATCTCATATATGATGTTGCCCACAACATAGCCAAGATAGAAGAGTACGAAGTGGAAGGAAAGAGGGTCAGGGCATACATTCACAGGAAGGGTGCTACCCGGGCGCTTCCGGCCGGCCATCCTCTCGTTCCGTCCCGGTATTCCAGTGTCGGGCAACCGGTGATTATTCCGGGGGATATGGGCACCGCAAGTTATCTTCTCGTCGGCGCAGAAGGCTCCGTGAGGGAGAGCTTCGGTTCCACATGTCATGGCGCCGGACGTGTTCTGTCCAGAAAGGCTGCTACCAGAATGTACAGCGAAAGGGACGTGCGGAAGAAAATGAGCGACAGCGGCATCTACCTCAAATCCGCAACTGTGGAAGGTATACTCGAGGAGGCGCCGGGCGTTTACAAGAATATTGATGACGTCGTGAGGATTACGCAGGCGGCAGGCCTCTCCAGGATTGTAGCAAGGGTCGTCCCCGTCGGCGTGATGAAGGGATGA